A stretch of Halostagnicola kamekurae DNA encodes these proteins:
- a CDS encoding ArsR family transcriptional regulator: MSKNDDRILEYLAHHGPQRALELRSALADRSAALDFRPMYLQKRLEILTDAGLVSYDGLKYDVSSRGRAYLAGEFDASTLSRRRSS, translated from the coding sequence ATGTCGAAGAACGACGATCGAATCCTCGAGTATCTCGCCCACCACGGACCACAGCGTGCACTCGAACTCCGTTCGGCGCTGGCCGACCGAAGCGCGGCGCTCGATTTCCGGCCGATGTACCTCCAGAAGCGACTCGAGATCCTAACCGATGCGGGACTGGTTTCGTACGACGGCCTCAAGTACGACGTCTCCTCGCGCGGGCGGGCATACCTCGCCGGCGAGTTCGATGCGAGTACGCTCTCCCGACGCCGCTCGAGTTGA
- a CDS encoding HalOD1 output domain-containing protein — protein MTFFQYDRDEHGSLAVEIVTTVADLSDRSPDSLESIHTVVDSDSLESIFEPRSPRSRRETNHIWFAYEGFGITVYGNGFVIVRRLE, from the coding sequence ATGACGTTCTTCCAGTACGACCGAGACGAACACGGGTCGCTCGCCGTCGAAATCGTCACGACCGTCGCGGACTTATCCGACCGGTCGCCCGATTCGCTCGAGTCGATTCACACCGTGGTCGACTCGGATAGCCTCGAGTCGATATTCGAACCCCGTTCGCCGCGATCGCGGCGCGAGACCAATCACATCTGGTTCGCCTACGAGGGATTCGGGATCACCGTCTACGGAAACGGGTTCGTCATCGTTCGCCGATTGGAGTGA
- a CDS encoding potassium channel family protein has translation MTVRGEDRCGSNGFDTTRYWRRTGAGWVSVLSLRRRIELYVGSLLLLVILYTVVYRWGMAAFEDDPRNWYRAFEIVVQSMTTTGYGQDAPWESLQMTALIVLIQLTGIAYIFVAFPVFVVPWVAEIAEPTPPERIGDLQDHVIIVGYTELSRVLVEELNSSRTPYVIIEQSSSRALALDERGYAVLYGDPSSEETLEAAQIETASTILVDATEHQYIRVVLACDERDVDATVLALVTDPSRAQYLRYAGADEVLSPKHRLGKSLGDKVRNVIELSEDILTDEGSRYPAGELEVAELPIGPDGQLYDETLDAARRLERHGVTVLGVWVRGDFLTSLPPTVHADENTTLLVVGNEGDLDAVEPIVGSNRYRYESGRGPVVIVGAGIVGRTAMGTLERVGIETTLVDREDGQFVDVVGDATTVETLTAADIAEAKTLLIALDNDDDAILATLVARSLADELEIIVASDREASVSRLRTAGANDVLSLPNVVGRMILLRVFDRETMVLGERVSIARVETSDIATETFGRDELETIRDQTGCSVVGLEVDGHLRTDVRDRSLAGSDAVVIAGSQTEVADFLERYTSA, from the coding sequence ATGACCGTCCGCGGTGAAGACCGCTGCGGATCGAATGGATTCGACACGACGCGATACTGGCGACGAACCGGCGCAGGGTGGGTGAGCGTGCTCAGTTTGCGACGGCGGATCGAGCTCTACGTGGGGTCGCTACTGCTGTTGGTAATTCTCTACACCGTCGTGTACCGTTGGGGAATGGCCGCGTTCGAGGACGACCCGCGGAACTGGTATCGCGCGTTCGAGATCGTGGTTCAGTCGATGACGACCACCGGCTACGGACAGGACGCGCCCTGGGAATCGCTCCAGATGACGGCACTTATCGTCCTCATACAGCTAACCGGTATCGCGTACATCTTCGTCGCCTTCCCGGTGTTCGTCGTTCCGTGGGTCGCGGAGATAGCCGAACCCACGCCGCCGGAACGAATCGGGGATCTGCAGGATCACGTCATCATCGTCGGGTACACCGAACTCTCGCGGGTCCTCGTCGAGGAACTCAACTCGAGTCGAACGCCGTACGTGATCATCGAGCAATCCTCGAGTCGCGCGCTGGCGCTCGACGAGCGAGGATACGCGGTGCTCTACGGCGACCCGTCGTCCGAGGAGACGCTCGAGGCTGCACAGATCGAGACGGCGAGTACGATTCTGGTCGACGCGACGGAACACCAGTACATCCGGGTCGTGCTCGCGTGTGACGAACGCGACGTCGATGCGACGGTGCTCGCACTCGTCACCGATCCGTCCAGAGCGCAGTACCTTCGATACGCGGGCGCCGACGAGGTTCTCTCGCCGAAACACCGGCTCGGAAAGTCGCTCGGCGACAAGGTTCGAAACGTGATCGAGCTGTCCGAAGACATCCTCACGGACGAGGGGAGCAGATACCCCGCGGGCGAACTCGAGGTGGCCGAACTCCCGATCGGTCCCGACGGGCAACTGTACGACGAGACCCTCGACGCCGCTCGTCGCCTCGAGCGACACGGCGTCACGGTTCTCGGTGTCTGGGTTCGCGGTGATTTCCTCACGTCGCTCCCGCCGACGGTTCACGCCGACGAGAACACGACGCTGCTCGTCGTCGGCAACGAAGGTGATCTCGACGCCGTCGAACCGATCGTCGGCTCGAACAGGTACCGCTACGAAAGTGGTCGCGGGCCGGTCGTGATCGTCGGAGCGGGTATCGTCGGCCGAACCGCGATGGGGACGCTCGAGCGGGTCGGCATAGAGACGACCCTCGTCGATCGCGAGGACGGACAGTTCGTCGACGTCGTCGGTGACGCGACGACAGTCGAAACGCTCACTGCGGCCGACATCGCCGAGGCCAAGACGCTGTTGATCGCGCTCGACAACGACGACGACGCGATACTGGCGACGCTCGTCGCGCGGTCGCTCGCCGACGAACTGGAGATCATCGTCGCGAGCGATCGAGAAGCCAGCGTGAGCCGCCTCCGGACGGCCGGTGCCAACGACGTGCTCAGTCTCCCCAACGTCGTCGGTCGGATGATCTTGCTCAGGGTGTTCGACCGCGAAACGATGGTTCTGGGGGAACGAGTGTCGATAGCCCGCGTCGAAACGTCGGATATAGCGACCGAGACGTTCGGGCGCGACGAACTCGAGACGATCCGAGACCAGACCGGCTGTTCGGTCGTCGGGCTCGAGGTCGACGGCCACCTCAGAACCGACGTGCGGGATCGATCACTCGCGGGTAGCGATGCCGTCGTCATCGCCGGCTCGCAGACTGAAGTTGCGGACTTCCTCGAGCGCTACACCTCGGCGTGA
- a CDS encoding DUF5798 family protein produces MGLGSTAKKVQTISDMAEKMYKQVQQIQQRIINLEEEVDDTHATTEELDRQLTEQRELLLAIAEEQGIDGEAILADAAGDNAAADSETDADSGTDAEQAASASSDGSATATEQ; encoded by the coding sequence ATGGGACTCGGAAGCACTGCGAAGAAGGTCCAGACGATCTCGGACATGGCCGAAAAGATGTACAAACAGGTCCAACAAATTCAGCAGCGGATCATCAACCTCGAGGAGGAAGTCGATGACACCCACGCCACCACCGAAGAGTTAGATCGACAGCTCACCGAACAGCGGGAATTGCTGCTCGCGATCGCCGAAGAGCAGGGGATCGACGGCGAGGCGATCCTGGCCGACGCTGCGGGCGACAACGCGGCGGCCGATTCCGAGACGGACGCCGACTCCGGGACGGATGCCGAGCAAGCGGCGTCCGCGTCGTCCGACGGATCCGCGACCGCAACCGAACAGTAA
- a CDS encoding CoA-binding protein: MPVETDEELRTILENDSIAVVGCSSSSGKAAHDVPAYLLEHGYDVLPVNPFAEEIFDRPAADSLDDLEESIDVVCVFRPSDEVDGIVDDVLEREDVDVVWMQLGISDDDAAARVEDSGRQAVQDRCMKVEHRRLVD; encoded by the coding sequence ATGCCAGTCGAGACTGACGAGGAACTTCGCACGATTCTCGAGAACGACTCGATCGCCGTGGTCGGCTGCTCGAGTTCGTCGGGTAAAGCCGCCCACGACGTGCCGGCGTATTTGCTCGAGCACGGGTACGACGTCCTCCCGGTCAATCCGTTCGCAGAGGAGATTTTCGACCGCCCCGCCGCGGATTCGCTGGATGACCTCGAGGAGTCGATCGACGTCGTCTGCGTGTTCCGACCGAGCGACGAGGTCGACGGGATCGTCGACGACGTGCTCGAGCGCGAAGACGTCGACGTCGTCTGGATGCAGCTGGGGATCAGCGACGACGACGCCGCGGCTCGGGTCGAAGACTCCGGCAGGCAAGCCGTCCAGGATCGGTGTATGAAAGTCGAACACCGGCGCCTCGTCGACTGA
- a CDS encoding geranylgeranylglycerol-phosphate geranylgeranyltransferase produces the protein MTAAETARGLLELTRPVNVIAASVLTCIGAFVAGGLTEAPVAVGSAVAATGLAVGAGNAINDYFDREIDRINQPERAIPRGAVSPNGALAFSVVLFLAAVGLSLTLPTLAIAIAGVNLLALIAYTEVFKGLPGIGNALVAYLVGSTFLFGGAAVGELEAASVLCLLAAVATLTREIIKDVEDVDGDRAEGLNTLPIAIGERRALLVALFLLVIGVLASPLPYLLEFFGLAYLVVVIPADLVMLYAGMRSFDDPTAGQSVLKYGTFLAALAFIAGRVDELLGIL, from the coding sequence ATGACAGCGGCGGAGACCGCGCGGGGGTTACTCGAGTTGACGCGCCCGGTGAACGTGATCGCCGCGAGCGTCCTCACGTGTATCGGTGCGTTCGTCGCGGGCGGCCTGACGGAAGCCCCGGTCGCGGTGGGAAGCGCCGTCGCAGCGACGGGATTGGCCGTGGGTGCCGGAAACGCGATCAACGACTACTTCGACAGGGAAATCGATCGGATCAATCAGCCCGAGCGCGCGATCCCGCGCGGCGCTGTGAGCCCGAACGGGGCGCTCGCGTTCAGCGTCGTGCTCTTTCTCGCGGCGGTTGGACTGTCGCTTACACTCCCGACGCTCGCCATCGCGATCGCGGGGGTCAACCTGCTCGCTCTGATCGCGTACACGGAGGTGTTCAAGGGGCTGCCTGGAATCGGCAACGCGCTCGTCGCTTACCTCGTCGGGAGCACGTTCCTCTTCGGCGGCGCGGCGGTCGGCGAGCTCGAGGCGGCGAGCGTCCTCTGTTTGCTCGCCGCGGTCGCGACGCTGACGCGTGAGATCATCAAAGACGTTGAGGACGTCGACGGCGATCGGGCGGAGGGGCTCAACACGCTCCCGATCGCGATCGGTGAGCGCCGCGCATTGCTTGTCGCGCTCTTCCTGCTGGTGATCGGAGTGCTAGCGAGTCCGCTCCCGTATCTGCTCGAGTTCTTCGGGCTCGCGTACCTCGTCGTCGTGATCCCCGCCGATCTGGTGATGCTGTATGCGGGGATGCGAAGCTTCGACGATCCGACGGCTGGTCAGTCGGTGCTCAAATACGGGACGTTTCTCGCGGCGCTGGCGTTCATCGCGGGTCGCGTGGACGAGTTGCTCGGGATCCTGTGA
- a CDS encoding MOSC domain-containing protein, which produces MTGSGSVERIFIAPEAEAEMEERTNVEAVSGAGLRGDRYFSEIETGTFVEWESDEDRPDGYDLTLIEQEAVAAIEREAGIELALGEHRRNIETRDVALNHLVGQRFRVGDAICRGDRLCEPCNHLQRITQDGVLQALTHRGGLRADILEDGTIRPGDVIEPLE; this is translated from the coding sequence ATGACTGGGAGTGGCTCTGTCGAACGGATTTTTATCGCACCTGAAGCCGAAGCGGAGATGGAAGAACGGACCAACGTTGAAGCAGTTTCCGGCGCGGGACTCCGAGGTGATCGCTACTTTAGCGAGATCGAGACGGGAACCTTCGTCGAGTGGGAGTCAGACGAGGACCGCCCCGATGGGTACGACCTCACGTTGATCGAGCAAGAGGCTGTAGCAGCGATTGAACGCGAAGCGGGAATCGAACTCGCTCTGGGAGAGCACCGACGAAACATCGAAACCCGCGATGTCGCACTCAATCATCTCGTCGGACAGCGATTCCGTGTCGGTGACGCCATCTGTCGAGGAGATCGGCTGTGTGAACCGTGTAATCATCTTCAGCGCATCACTCAGGACGGCGTGTTGCAGGCACTCACCCACCGGGGTGGGCTCCGAGCGGACATTCTCGAAGATGGAACGATTCGCCCCGGAGACGTCATTGAACCGCTCGAATAA
- a CDS encoding trans-sulfuration enzyme family protein — MTRHNSQSDKDRFATIAVGAAETHPHRSGTNDVVPPIHLSSTFEWASGQDANEHDYSRESNPTRAALEEQLARLEGGEHGLAFASGMAATATTMLSLVPPGGHVVSSDSIYSGTEKLLTEHVAGHLGVAIDFVDARDPDNVADAVTADTDLIWAETPSNPLIRVCDIQTIADISDGHDVLFGVDSTFASPYYQAPLELGADLVVHSTTKYLNGHSDSIGGAVVTDDSGVFEQLAFAQRVGLGNMLSPFDCYLVARGIKTLPARMERHERNTMEVAKFLESHDRVARVRYPGLESHPQHDLASEQMSGYSGMLSFEFDGTLVELEAFVEGLEVFTPGASLGGIESLLEVPSLMIPDEFSRSEDSAEIPETLVRVSVGLEDADDLCEDLRTALP, encoded by the coding sequence ATGACACGTCACAATAGCCAATCCGACAAGGATCGATTCGCAACCATCGCAGTCGGCGCAGCCGAAACCCATCCTCACAGAAGTGGAACGAACGACGTCGTCCCGCCGATCCACCTCTCGAGTACGTTCGAGTGGGCCAGCGGACAGGACGCCAATGAACACGACTATTCGCGCGAGAGCAACCCGACGCGGGCAGCCCTCGAAGAGCAGTTAGCCCGCCTCGAAGGCGGCGAGCACGGGTTGGCGTTCGCCTCGGGAATGGCCGCCACAGCGACGACGATGCTGTCACTGGTTCCCCCGGGAGGCCACGTCGTCTCCTCGGACTCAATCTATAGCGGAACCGAAAAACTGCTCACGGAACACGTGGCCGGACATCTCGGCGTTGCCATCGACTTCGTCGACGCGCGTGACCCAGACAATGTCGCCGATGCGGTCACCGCGGACACCGACTTGATCTGGGCAGAAACACCGTCGAACCCCTTGATCAGGGTGTGTGATATCCAAACGATAGCCGACATCTCCGATGGTCACGATGTTCTGTTCGGCGTCGACAGCACCTTTGCGAGTCCGTACTACCAGGCCCCGCTCGAACTGGGTGCTGACCTCGTCGTTCACAGCACCACCAAGTATCTCAACGGACACTCCGACTCGATCGGCGGCGCCGTTGTCACCGACGATAGCGGGGTTTTCGAGCAATTGGCGTTCGCACAGCGGGTCGGGCTCGGGAATATGCTGTCGCCGTTCGACTGCTACCTCGTTGCGCGAGGCATCAAGACGCTGCCCGCGCGGATGGAACGCCACGAGAGAAACACGATGGAAGTCGCCAAGTTCCTCGAAAGCCACGATCGGGTCGCACGTGTCCGCTATCCGGGTCTTGAAAGCCATCCGCAACACGATCTCGCAAGTGAGCAGATGTCGGGGTACAGCGGGATGCTGTCCTTCGAGTTCGATGGTACACTCGTCGAACTCGAGGCATTCGTCGAGGGCCTCGAGGTATTCACGCCGGGAGCCAGTCTCGGCGGTATCGAGAGCCTCCTCGAGGTGCCGTCACTGATGATCCCCGACGAGTTCAGTCGTAGCGAGGATTCGGCTGAGATTCCCGAGACGTTGGTCCGGGTATCCGTTGGCCTCGAAGATGCCGATGACCTCTGTGAGGATCTCCGGACGGCGCTACCGTAG
- a CDS encoding glycosyl hydrolase family 28-related protein — translation MADQTPRLGLGTFEQGDDWDHTDTVEAVDRRAIVRGPIAERPAKGEYDDELYHATDQRITWRWDASSGDWVHFGGRGSADQPVPGTSHFETVDAVHARTAETPVWNVEAHGIEGDGTAEVGRAVHELFKTVAKAGGGIVYFPPGRYRLERTPLVGDDTIVVGAGHSTVLEGVRPNGAEGRALISNRGYDASGYDGASNWGICNVRIDTPETTGIMPAHAKNVRLENIYGDYTYNHHIDVVSSKNVVVDGYWATRGGESGSDAPVQFDAQYSGASWNGVWDGGEYSLVADDDTPTRNCTLTNFAIEPENGPEYGVQLHHGSTESITIADGYITGCQYTAIRADSGEVVSDLKIDGVSCIDNARGITLGQLESGRRALTISNTTIRTEDGSRAAGSGLYAAGFDGAAISNVTVDGPFTNAIIFDDMDDLKMSNVTATGADHQAFRFRENVDATLTTARAADCGTVGIYVGPDSSVAYGGVAFDDVGTRVEVEGETRAWNAS, via the coding sequence GTGGCGGATCAGACACCTCGTCTCGGACTGGGCACGTTCGAGCAGGGCGACGACTGGGATCACACCGATACGGTCGAAGCGGTCGATCGGCGGGCGATCGTTCGGGGTCCGATCGCCGAGCGCCCCGCGAAGGGCGAGTACGACGACGAACTCTACCACGCGACCGACCAGCGGATCACCTGGCGCTGGGACGCCTCGAGCGGCGACTGGGTCCACTTCGGCGGTCGCGGGAGCGCCGACCAGCCGGTTCCGGGAACGAGCCACTTCGAGACGGTCGACGCGGTCCACGCGCGCACCGCGGAGACCCCCGTCTGGAACGTCGAGGCCCACGGCATCGAGGGCGACGGGACGGCCGAAGTTGGACGGGCGGTCCACGAACTCTTCAAGACGGTCGCCAAGGCCGGCGGCGGGATCGTCTACTTCCCGCCCGGCAGATACCGCCTCGAGCGGACCCCGCTGGTGGGCGACGACACGATCGTCGTAGGTGCCGGTCACTCGACCGTGCTCGAGGGAGTGCGTCCCAACGGTGCGGAAGGGAGAGCGCTCATCTCCAATCGGGGATACGACGCGAGCGGATACGACGGCGCGTCGAACTGGGGGATTTGCAACGTTCGGATCGACACCCCGGAGACGACCGGGATCATGCCCGCACACGCGAAAAACGTTCGACTAGAGAACATATACGGTGATTACACCTACAACCACCACATCGACGTCGTCTCGTCGAAAAACGTCGTCGTCGACGGCTACTGGGCGACTCGAGGCGGGGAGAGCGGCTCGGACGCACCTGTGCAGTTCGACGCGCAGTACTCGGGGGCGTCCTGGAACGGCGTGTGGGACGGCGGCGAGTACAGTCTCGTCGCGGACGACGACACGCCGACGAGAAACTGCACCCTCACGAACTTCGCGATCGAACCGGAAAACGGCCCCGAGTACGGCGTCCAGCTCCACCACGGGAGCACCGAGTCGATCACGATCGCGGACGGCTACATCACCGGTTGTCAGTATACGGCGATCAGAGCAGACTCCGGCGAGGTGGTTTCAGACCTGAAAATCGATGGCGTGTCGTGTATCGATAACGCGAGGGGGATCACGCTGGGCCAACTCGAGAGCGGCCGACGAGCGCTGACGATCAGTAACACGACGATCAGAACCGAAGACGGCAGTCGGGCCGCGGGCTCGGGACTGTACGCCGCCGGGTTCGACGGCGCTGCGATCTCGAACGTCACCGTCGACGGGCCGTTCACGAACGCGATCATCTTCGACGACATGGACGACCTGAAGATGAGCAACGTGACCGCGACGGGAGCGGACCATCAGGCGTTTCGGTTCCGGGAGAACGTCGACGCGACGCTCACGACCGCTCGAGCGGCGGACTGTGGGACCGTCGGAATCTACGTCGGCCCCGACAGCAGCGTGGCCTACGGCGGCGTCGCGTTCGACGACGTCGGGACGCGGGTCGAAGTCGAGGGAGAGACTCGAGCGTGGAACGCGTCCTGA
- a CDS encoding SPFH domain-containing protein: protein MYAPELVQFVAVRSVPLQFEDVSGVALAGGLVLVLAIVTVWQMVEIVDAYDRGALTVFGEYRKLLEPGLNIVPPFVSRVYSFDMRTQTLDVPTQEAITRDNSPVTADAVVYIRVMDAKRAFLEVDDYKRAVSNLAQTTLRAVLGDMELDDTLSRRERINERIRTELDEPTDEWGIRVESVEVREVTPSREVQGAMEQQTSAERKRRAMILEAQGERRSAVEKAEGDKQSDIIRAQGEKQSQILEAQGDSISTVLRARSAESMGERAVIDKGMDTLTEIGQSESTTFVLPQELTSMVGRYGKHLSGSDVESDGTELDSLEFDEETRELIGLDDIAEIIGEIDEQAEMDVEAMEQQARAIKEGKGTVGGPNAEPEAAGGDGDTDD from the coding sequence ATGTACGCTCCCGAACTCGTGCAGTTCGTCGCCGTTCGATCCGTTCCGCTCCAATTCGAGGACGTTTCGGGGGTCGCCCTCGCCGGCGGACTCGTCCTCGTGCTGGCGATCGTCACCGTCTGGCAGATGGTCGAGATCGTCGACGCATACGACAGAGGTGCGCTGACGGTCTTCGGGGAGTACCGCAAGCTCCTCGAGCCGGGCCTGAACATCGTTCCGCCGTTCGTCTCTCGAGTGTATTCGTTCGATATGCGAACCCAGACGCTCGACGTGCCGACCCAGGAGGCGATCACGCGGGACAACTCGCCGGTGACCGCCGACGCCGTCGTCTACATCCGCGTGATGGACGCAAAGCGCGCGTTCCTCGAGGTCGACGACTACAAGCGGGCCGTCTCGAACCTCGCCCAGACTACCCTCCGTGCCGTCCTAGGTGACATGGAACTCGACGATACCCTCAGTCGGCGAGAGCGCATCAACGAGCGGATTCGGACCGAACTCGACGAGCCGACCGACGAGTGGGGGATCCGCGTCGAGAGCGTCGAAGTCCGCGAAGTAACGCCGTCTCGAGAGGTTCAGGGCGCGATGGAGCAGCAGACCTCCGCCGAGCGGAAACGCCGCGCCATGATCCTCGAGGCGCAGGGTGAACGCCGCAGCGCCGTCGAGAAAGCGGAAGGTGACAAACAGAGCGATATCATCCGCGCGCAGGGTGAAAAACAGAGCCAGATCCTCGAAGCGCAGGGCGACTCGATTTCGACGGTCCTGCGCGCCCGCTCGGCCGAATCGATGGGCGAGCGAGCGGTTATCGACAAAGGGATGGATACGTTGACCGAGATCGGCCAGAGCGAGTCGACGACGTTCGTGCTTCCCCAGGAACTCACCTCGATGGTTGGCCGCTACGGCAAACACCTCTCGGGAAGCGATGTCGAGTCCGACGGCACCGAACTCGACAGCCTCGAGTTCGACGAGGAGACCCGCGAACTGATCGGCCTCGACGACATCGCCGAGATCATCGGCGAGATCGACGAGCAAGCCGAGATGGACGTCGAAGCGATGGAACAGCAAGCCCGGGCGATCAAGGAAGGAAAAGGCACGGTCGGGGGACCGAACGCCGAACCCGAAGCGGCCGGCGGCGACGGCGATACAGACGATTAG
- a CDS encoding universal stress protein — protein sequence MIARVLVPVDGSEMATYALEYALETYPDADITALHVVGVPSAMWGEASGIALSDDIEEAAKDHARAVLEDARETAATYDAELATDIELGHPVRAILERADDFDTVVIGAHSGTLSERLFVGNVAEKVVRRSPVPVTVVR from the coding sequence ATGATCGCTCGCGTTCTCGTTCCGGTCGACGGCTCCGAAATGGCGACTTACGCCCTCGAGTACGCCCTCGAGACGTATCCCGACGCCGATATCACCGCGTTGCACGTCGTCGGGGTTCCATCCGCGATGTGGGGCGAAGCGTCTGGCATCGCCCTCTCTGACGACATCGAGGAGGCGGCGAAAGACCACGCGAGGGCCGTCCTCGAGGACGCGCGCGAAACCGCGGCGACCTACGACGCGGAACTTGCGACCGACATCGAACTCGGCCATCCGGTTCGGGCGATCCTCGAGCGAGCCGACGACTTCGATACGGTCGTCATCGGCGCGCACAGCGGGACGCTCTCGGAGCGGTTGTTCGTCGGGAACGTCGCCGAGAAGGTCGTCCGTCGGTCGCCCGTGCCGGTGACAGTTGTTCGGTGA